The proteins below are encoded in one region of Bombus vancouverensis nearcticus chromosome 8, iyBomVanc1_principal, whole genome shotgun sequence:
- the LOC117154693 gene encoding uncharacterized protein LOC117154693 yields MPTHLKVIPCPQKQVIRKYIRDVPCPRIKPKKQKEVSCSGSERKRSCKQVEDVCSTSKRTQPVTCPPKQPVKKCVQASPKTCPGRERTSPPRSCPKCESNRIQKLESEVYQLRKEIECMKYERKEAEKAIQKAILRGARALGGRFKPTVPGSIEKLLDICNSNASSQSTSSVSLCTTKTVSPMVHTCHNKTWRKEEFDYCEGCTPLVGSRD; encoded by the exons ATGCCAACGCATTTGAAAGTAATACCATGCCCGCAGAAGCAAgtgattagaaaatatattcgGGATGTACCCTGTCCTCGGATAAAACCGAAGAAACAGAAGGAAGTGTCGTGTTCAGGTAGTGAACGCAAGAGATCCTGCAAGCAGGTCGAAGATGTGTGTTCTACGTCGAAACGCACCCAACCGGTAACGTGTCCGCCTAAACAACCGGTCAAGAAATGCGTTCAAGCGAGTCCAAAAACGTGTCCGGGAAGAGAGCGTACAAGCCCGCCGAGATCTTGTCCAAAATGCGAGAGCAATCGAATTCAAAAGTTGGAAAGCGAA GTGTACCAATTGCGGAAGGAGATCGAGTGCATGAAATACGAGCGAAAAGAAGCGGAGAAGGCGATCCAAAAGGCTATTCTTCGTGGAGCCCGCGCTCTCGGCGGAAGATTTAAACCCACGGTACCGGGATCGATCGAGAAACTTCTCGATATTTGCAACAGCAACGCGTCCTCCCAATCCACGTCCTCGGTCAGTCTCTGTACGACGAAAACTGTATCGCCGATGGTTCACACGTGTCATAACAAAACGTGGAGAAAAGAGGAGTTCGATTATTGCGAAGGTTGCACTCCATTAGTCGGCTCTCGCGATTAA